ACGCCGAAGATGACGCCGACAAGCAGCAGCCATGCGGAAAAATCCGCCCACATGATTTCGGCGCTGGCCACATAGGCGATATCGGTCAATAGCGCCCCGACGAAGCACGCGATCGGAATCGGCACCAGCATCGGATGAATGGGATGACCCGCAATTTGAGCGGTGGTGCGCAGGCGCACGTCGTCTCGCAGGGTCTCTTGCACCGTCGATCCTCTCGTCATTCGCCCTCTGCCCCGGTGGCAAACTCGACGTTGTTGCGAAGGTTCCTCGGCGGCGATTGGCCGCACCATCATCACGACCGGGCCGCTGGACGGAACCGACGAGCGCCACCGGCCTTGAATGCGATCACCGATTGGAGATTGCGCGTGGATCAACGTCGCGACGACGACTCGTTCAGTCCGGCCTCGAAGCTGGACGGCGTCTCGCAGCGCCAGACCGAGCAGATCGAATCCCAGAGCCGGCCGAACGCCGCGCTGATCCACGAGACGATCCGCGCCGAGGGCGAGCAGGAATTGGAGCGGCGCTGGTGGGCGATCGTGCTGTCCGGGTTTGCCGCCGGCCTGTCGATCGCGCTGTCGCTGATTGTCCAGGGTGAATTTCACGCCCTGATCTCCGATGAGGGGACGCGCCGCCTTGTTGCGCCGCTCGGCTATACCGTGGGCTTTCTGGTCGTCGTGCTCGGGCGGCAGCAGCTTTTTACCGAGAACACGCTGACGCCGATCCTGCCGCTGCTGCACAATCGCGATCTCGGCACCCTCGGGAGCGTGATCAGGCTATGGGCTCTGGTCCTCGCCTCCAATATCGCGGGGACCTGGGCGGTCGGCTCCGTGCTCGCCACCACCAGTATCTTCGAGCCGCGCATCGTCGAGGCTTTCGTCGAGATCAGCCAGCACACCGTGAAAGGCGACTTCACGTCAACCCTCGTCCGCGCGATCTTCGCGGGTTGGCTCATCGCCCTGATGGCATGGCTGCTGCCGGCCACCAAGGGATCGCGGGCGCACATCATCGTCATCATGACCTATGTCGTCGCCCTCGGTGGGTTCGCCCATATCGTCGCGGGTTCGGTCGAGTGCGCCTTCCTGGTGCAGAGCGGCCGGGCGTCGCTCGCGCAGTACGCCTCGGACTTCTTCGCCCCGACGCTGCTCGGCAACATCCTGGGCGGAACGACCCTGGTGGCGCTGCTGAACTATGGACAGGTCGCCTCTGAGATCGACGACCACAGGGAGTAGGACCGCTCAGATTCAGCGGGACGTCGGTGCATGGACGATGACGACCCGCTCCTGCACGAGGTCAGAGGCCGCGCCTCAAACCCAGGGCTTCGCGAACTTCGTCATCCTCGATCGTCTGTGCCAGGCGCCGCTCATTGCCGGCGTCCTTTCGGGCTTCGAAATTTTCCGCAACCGTCCCCAGCGCCCGAAACGCCTCCCCGGCGCTCGCTGCTGCCGCGATGTGGGCAAGCGACCGACCGTTGACCGTGAGATCGGCCTCGCCCCAAGGCGTGGTGTCGATCTCCAAGAGGTCGCCGCCGGCATTTGCGGTGAAGTGCTGGACGGTGGATTTGGAGGTCGGCAGCGTGATATCCGGCGTCCAGTCGATCGGCTTGTTGGTCATGGCGTGGTTGTCCCGAAGTTGCGACCAACTCATAGACCATCCGTCGCGCGCGACATTGACCTGGATCAGGCTCGCTGCCGCCGGGCCGTCAGCGCAGGATTTATCCCGCTTTCCTCTTTTGTCGGGTGGTTGCGAGCAATACGAGGAGGAACGAGGCCGCTGTCATCAGCGTCGATATCGATGCAATCGTCGGGTCGATCTCGTCCCGGAGCGCCGTGAACATGCGTTTGGTCAGCGGCTGGTACCGGCCGCCGGAGATGAACAACGCGACGATGGTCTCGTCCATTGCCGAGATGAAAGCAAAAATGCCTCCGGCGACCACGCTCGCCTTGATCTGCGGCAGCGTCACCGCAAAGAAGCTGCGCAGGCGGTTCATGCCGAGGCTGCGCGCCACCATTTCCTGTGCCGGATCGAAGCTTTGCAGCCCGGCCAGCACGGAGATGACGACGTACGGCAATCCGAGCATCACGTTCGCCAGCACGAGGCCGGGCATGGTCGCGACCAGCCCGACCTTGGCGTAGACGAAGAAGATGCCGACCGCGGTGATGATGACAGGCACCACCAGCGGCAGCAGCAGCGCCATGTGGATCAGGCGCATGATGCGCAGCTTCGACTGGCTGATGGCGTAGGCGGCGGCCACCCCGCACGGGGTCGCGATCAGCACGGTCAGGGCCGCGACCGTCAGCGTCACCTGCGTCGCCTGCATCCAGACGGGGTTCGTGAAATATTGCTGATACCAGCGCAGCGAGAACGACGGCGGCGGGAAGGTCAGGAAGCGCGCGCTCGAGAACGAGATCGGCACGATGATCAGCACCGGCAGGATCAGGTAGACCAGCACCAGCGCGCTGATCGCGTACAGGAAGATGCGTGCGGGCGAGAAGCGCGTCATTTCTGCCCCAACACGCGATCGAGCGCGACGAATCGGCTGACAACGAAGAAGATTGCGAGCACGCTCAACAGCAGCACCACGGCGACGGCGCTCGCCGCGCCGAACTGGTTGTAAAGCTCGACGTTGCGGCTCACCAGCATCGACACCATCACCGTACGGCCGCCCCCGAGCAACTCGGGCGTGATGTAGAAGCCGAGGCAGAGCACGAACACCATGGTCGAGCCCGCGAGCACACCGGGCAACGACAGCGGCAGGAACACACGGCAGAACGTCAGCGACGGGCTCGCGCCCAGGCTGGCGCCGGCCTGCATGAGATCGCCGGGGATTTTTTGCATGGCCGCGTAGAGCGGCAGCACCATGAAAGGCAGCAGGATATGCACGGTCGCGACCACCGTGCCGAAGGTGTTGTGCACGAGCGCCAGCGGCTCGGAGATCACATCGAGATAGCGCAGGAACTGATTGATCACGCCTGTGCGCTGGAGCAGCGCCAGCCAGGCGTAGGCGCGCACCAGCACCGACGTCCAGAACGGCAGCACCACCAGCGACAGGATCAGGATGCTCCATCCCTTCGGCAACGAATTGGCGAGATAGGCCACGGGATAGCCGAGCAGCAGCGCGATCGCCGTTACCGCGAGGCTGATCTCGAAGGTCAACGCAAAACTGCGCCAATAGATGTCCTCGGTGAAGACGCGGCGATAGTTCTCCAGCGTGAAGCCATCATGGTAGATCGACTGCCAGGCGAGCCAGCCGACCGGCAGCACGATCAGTGCCAGGATCACCAGCAGCGCCGGCGACACCAGCGCCAGCATCAGGCCCTGCTCGCGACGCTGATGCTTCTGCGATGGATCTGGCACGGATGTCGCCAAGGTCGATCTCCCTCACTTCTGCATGAACGACGCCCAGCGCTTCTCGGCGGCTTCGCCGGCTGGCGAGGACCACCATGCGTAGGACATCAGCGCCTGCTTGGCTGCATTTGCCGGCTCGCTCGGCAATTGCGCGGCACGCTCGGGCTTGATCACGCTGGTCTCGAACGCCTTGGGGTTGCCCGGGCCGTAGTCGATGTGGAGCGGCAGGTTGGCCTGGTGCACCGGATCGACGGCCTCGTTGAGGAATTTCACCGCGGTGTCGAGGTTCGGCGCGCCCTTGAGGATGCAGAGCGACGTGCTCTGCAAGATGCCCTGGTTGTAGGTGAAGGACACCTTCGCGCCCTCCTTGGCGACGGCGCTGACGCGGCCGTTCCAGGCCATCTCCATGTCGACCTCGCCGTCATTGAGCAGTTGCGCCGATTGCGCGCCCGAGGTCCACCACACCGTAATATTGGGCTTGATCTCCTCGAGCTTCTTGAAGGCGCGGTCGACGTCGAGCGGATACAGCTTGTCCGGCGCGACACCGTCGGCCATCAGCGCCGCCTCCAGCGTCGCGATCGGATGGTTGCGCAGCGCGCGGCGGCCGGGGAATTTCTTGACGTCCCAGAAATCGACCCAGCTGTTCGGCGCGTCCTTCGGGAACGTCTTCTGGCTGTAGGCCAGCACGCTCGAATAGAACTCGTACGAAACTGAATACGGGCTGCGGTAGGCCTCGGGCATCGCCGCTGCGTTGGGGATCTTCGAGAAGTCGAGCTTCTCGATCAGCCCCTGCTCGCCGCCGCGCAGGCAATAGCCGGTGGGGGTGTCGACGACGTCCCAGATCGGCTTGCCGCTACCGACCTGGGTCTTGATCGCGGGCCAGGCGTCAGGAATGGAATCCTGGTTGATGGTGATGCCGAGCTTCTTGGCGGAGGGATCGAGGATCGCCACCGTCTGCGCCTGCTGATAGGCGCCGCCTTGCGAGACAAAGGTGATCTGCTCGGCGGCAGTGGCCGCGCCGGTCAATCCGATTGCCCCCAGCAATGTGCAGCCAAGTCCAAAACCCTGTTTCATCTTCATTCTCGCCTCCTCCAAAGTGATCTCACCGACCGATCGCATCGAGAAACTGGTACCAGCCGGCGACCATGCGCACGGCGGGCTCGCGCAGTGGATAGAACGGAATGGTCTTCATGCGGCTGACGTCGAGCAGTCCGACGTCGGGCGTCTCGCCGCGCACGAAGGCCGCGAGATAGCGCCCCATCAGGCTCGACATCGCGACACCGGCGCCGTTGTAGCCCATCGAGACGAGGGTGCGGTCGTCGATCCGGCCGATATGTGGAACCGAGTCCAGCGTCATGCCGACGAGGCCCGACCATTTGTAGGCGAGCGCGACATCGGCCAGATCAGGGAAGATGCCGACCATCGCCTTGCGCAACGCGTCGAACGCGGCTTGCGAATCCTGCTTGCCGAAGGCGCCGCGACCGCCGAAAATCACGCGATTATCGACCATGCGAAACCAGCGCATCATGCGCTTTGTCTCGGTGTAGGTGCGCCCGGTCGGCATCAGCCTGCCCGCGAGATTGCGCGGCAGCTGTTCGGTCGCAACCATGGCGCTGCGGAACGGGATCAGCGTGCGCTGCATGTCCGCGGTCGCACCGGTCAGATCGGAATAGGAGTTGGTGGCGATGACCGCCTGCTTGGCGCGCACCGCACCTTGTGGCGTCTCAGCGACGATGACGCCGCCATCGCGCCGGAGCTTCACGACCGGCGAGCCCTGGAAGATCGGCACGCCGCGGCGCGCGACGCCGTCGGCGAGGCCGCGCAGATAATTCAGCGGATGGATGCCGCCGGAGCCGGGATTGAGCACGCCGCCGACGAAGATGTCGGAGCCGGTCTCGTCGCGCACCTGCCCCTTGTCGAGGACAATGGCTGCGGTCGAGCCCATCTCGCGCGTCATCCAATTGGCTTCTTCGATCGCGGCGCGGAGCGTCGTCTCGTTGTGCGCGGCCTTGACCTGGCCGGTGCGTGTCAGGTTTGCGCTGGCGATGCCATATTCGCCGACCAGCTCCTCGACCATGTCGGTCGATTCATGCGCGATCTCGTACATGCGCTTGGCCGTGGCGCGGCCATGGGCGGCGTCGATTTCGCGGAACGAGAGGCGGAATTTTGCGGTGATCACACCGCCATTGCGCCCGCTCGCGCCCCAGCCGGGACGGTTGGCCTCGAGCACAACGGGCGACAGCCCGCTCTTGGCGATGTGGTGCGCGGCCGACAGGCCGGTATAGCCCGCCCCGATGATCACGACGTCCGCCTGCTGCTCGCCGGACAGCACCGGAAACGCGCGCGCTGGCTCCGCCGTGGCTTCCCACAGCGAGTTCGCCGACGGCAGCGCGCTCCAGTCCCGTGTCATGCCCGCACTCACGAATTACGCCGCGGGTCCGATGGCCGCGTCGGCCAGCGCTTTCAGCGTCGGGAAATGGAAGTCCGGCTTGGTCAGCGTCTCCACCGCCGGCGTGCCGCCGAAACCGGCGACGCCCTGGCGGCGCTCGATCCAGCACACCTTGTAGCCGAGCTTCCGCGCGATCCCGATGTCGTGGTACTGGCTCTGCGCGACGTGCAGGATGTCGGATTGCTTGTAGCCGAAGGCTGACTGGCGGCCCTTGTTGTAGGCGAAGAACTCCGGGTTCGGCTTGGCCACACCGGTATCGTCGGCGCAGACGGTGTCGTCGAAGGGATTGCCGAGCGCGTGCGCGTATGCGGACAGCGCGACGCGGTCGGCATTGGTCATCGCGACCAGGCGGAATTTCGTGCGCAGGCGCTTGAGCGCCTCGGCCGAATCCGCGAACGGCCCCCAGCGCAGCACCGAGAGCTGGAAAGTGTCGCAGGACGCGTCGTCGGAAGGCAATCCGAGTTCCTTGGCGAGATGACGATAGACGTGGAACATCGCCTCGCTGGAGCGTTCGTAATGCATGTCGCGGCCGAGCTTGTAGGGCTCGAAGATCTGCTCGTCGCTGAGCTCGGCCGGCGTCTTGCCGGAGATCTTGCGCACCGCTGCGAGCACGCCGGCCTCGAAATCGATCAAGGTGCCGACGACGTCGAAGGTGAGGACCTTGAAATTGCTGAACGCGGCTTGGGTCGACATATCAGTTTCTTCTCTCAGGTTGAACAAGGCTTGAATTCAGTCCTTGACCCTCGGCACGACGATGGTGTCCTCGGGGTGAAGGGTCACGGTGAGACTGCCGCCGAGCGGCGGGATGCGGCTGTAGGCCTGGTGGTAGGCAGGTTGGCGCAGGCTGAGCGTGACGCCATCGGCAAGCGCCAGGAAGATGCGCAGGCTCTCGCCCTGGTAGACGATGTCGGCCACCGTCCCCGTCAGCCGGTTGCAGGCGGCATCCTGCGCACCGTCGTCGATCAGCAGTTTTTCGCTGTGCACGGCGAGCATCAGCGCGTCGCCCCCCGGAATGGCGCGGGCGCTGCGCAGCAGCGCGTTGCCGAGCGCGACGCTGGAGGCATCGACGCGGCGTACCGGCAGCATGGTCGCTTCGCCAATGAAGCTCGCGACGAATGAGTCGGCGGGATGGTCGTGCAGCCGCTCGGGCTCGTCGATCTGGATCAGCCGACCGTCCTTCATCACCGCGACACGGTCGCTCATGGTCAGCGCCTCGCGCTGGTCGTGGGTGACGTAGATGATGGTGGCACCGATCCGCCGGTGCAGCGCGCGCAGCTCGATCTGCATGGATTCGCGGAGCTGCTTGTCGAGTGCCGAGAGCGGCTCGTCCATCAGGATCAGCCGTGGCTCGAAGATCATGGCGCGCGCGAGCGCGACGCGCTGGCGCTGGCCGCCGGAGAGCTCCGCGATGCCGCGCTCCTCGTAACCGGCAAGGCCGACCATCGCGAGCGCCGCACGAACCTTGTCGGCCCAGCTTGCTTTCGGCAGGCGACGTGCACGCAAGGGAAACGCGACGTTCTCGCCGACGCTCATATGCGGGAACAGTGCGTAGTTCTGGAAGACGACGCCGATGTCGCGCTTGTGTGGGGGCATGTAGGTGACGTCACGGCCGCCGAACAGGATCGTGCCTGACGATGGCAGGATGAAGCCGCCGAGAATTCCGAGCAGTGTGGTCTTGCCGGACCCGGAAGGGCCGAGCAGCGAGACGAACTCGCCGGCGCTGACATTAAGAGAGACGTCGTCGAGAGCGCGAACGGCGCCGTACGCCTTGCTCGCGGACCTGATCTCGACGCTTTCCGCTCGTTTGTCCAACGATCGACCTCGCCCATGTCCCTGCAACGGCGTGCCTCACTGCGCGCCATAAGCCTGCTTTATAGACAGCATTCCGGAGCATTCGCGGGTGCAGCGTGCGCCGCACCAAATTGTCTCCCGAACACCCTTTCTTTGGGCTGTGTCGCCAATGACACCAGACTTGGCAAAACTCGGCAATTGCCAAATTCTCACCACGCTCATAACATGACGTTATGCCCGAGCTGCGCCGGATGCTGCCCTCAAGTAACGCCCTGTTCGTCTTCGACGCGGCTGCGCGCAATGGCAGCTTCACGGCGGCTGCCGCCGAACTCAACGTCACGCAGCCGGCGGTGAGCCGGATGCTGGGACAATTCGAGGAGCATCTCGGCGTCCGCCTGTTCGATCGCAAGGCCGGCCGCGCAGTGCTCACCGAGGAAGGCGAGCTGCTCTATCGCCGCGTGCTCGAAGGCTTTCGCAACATCGAGAGCGGCCTCGTCGAGATCGAGCGGCGCCGCAAGGGCACCGAGACCGTAACGCTCTCGGTCTCCTCTGCCTTCACCACGCACTGGCTGATGCCGCGCATCGACAAGCTCCAGAAACAGTTTCCCCAGGTCGATCTGCGCTTCCAGCTGATCTCCGGCGCATTGCGCGGGCCGGTGGAGAATGTCGATCTCGGCATGCGCTTCCGCGATCGCGACGAGCCGTCGTCCGGCGGCACGCTGGTGATGAAGGAAGTGATGCTGCCGATGTGCAGCCCGACCTATCTCGGCGCGACCGATCCCACCGAGGGCAACACCATCATCCGCCTCGCCGAGACGCCGGACGACTGGGCCACGAATTACGCGTCACTGCTGACCGGACGTCGCGGTGCGGCCAAGGGGCTCAGCTTCACCGATTATGCCGTTGTGATGCAGGCCGCCCTGCTCGGCCAGGGCATCGCGCTCGGCTGGCTGACGGTCGCCTCGCATTGGCTCCTGACGGGCGCGCTGGTGCCGGCCTCCGATACACTCACCACCACGCGCCGTCTCTGCGAGTTCCTGCCGCCACGCAACCGGCCCATGCGGCCCATTGCCGCCGAGATCCGGGACTGGATCATCGGGCAAATGCGGAACGAGCTCGCTGCGATCGATCGGCAATATCCGCGACTTGGATTGATGCCTGCGTGCTACTGAGGGCAAAGCAAGGTGCGCAAATGAAACGCACCAAGCGTCCTGCAAACATGCGAAGGAAATTGAGCGTTTGTCAGAACGGGAAAACGCGAGCTGTCGGAATTGAACGAGCTCGGTGCGATAAGTTATTGAAATCGTTGGAGCGGGTGAAGGGAATCGAACCCTCGTATTCAGCTTGGAAGTCTCGAAAAGCTGTAATGTTTTCAGCGGCCGTTCTGACATTTTCGGCAGTTTTGGCCCATTGAGAGCGTTACAGAATTTCTTGCTGTCAGAATGGCGGCAATGCCCCTGTGGCGTATCGACATGCGGTAGGTTTTGGAGGCCTTGTCTGCGATCCACGGACGCACGGCGGGTGTTGGTCGATGCCAAGCGTGCCTCGATCAGGACGGACTTAATCCCCCGATCAATTCATCAATGCAGCCCGGCTAAGGAGGCGGGTCAGCCGCGGGACCGTCCGGACCGGGAGCGTGCCGTGCCTCGGTAGAGCGTGGCTAGACAATCGTCGATCAGCACGTCGACGTCCACTGCCAGGATCTTCAGACGACCGGTCCTGTACATGAGCAGCAGGCCGAACATCCAGGACGCCCCGGCGACTGCCACCTCATTTTTTTTGGATGCGTCGACCAGACCGTCGGCCTCGAGCGCGTCCGCGACCGCAGCATAGACCCGCTTCAGACGGACGTTGAGTTCGCGGTTCAGGTCCTTGCCGACACCTGCGGGCTTGGCACCGCCGTACAGGTAGAACCCGAGATCGTACTCCGCGGGCCTCTCGCGGAAATACTCGAACCAAGCGCGCAAGGCGGCGTCACATTTCCGACCCACCCGGGCTGCTGCGGCCGCCTGCTCGACGGCTTCGGCCATGCTCGTCAGGGATTCACGCAGGATGTCGGCGTAGACCTCCTCCTTGCTTGCGTATTGGGCGTAGATCGCACCGGTCGTGTAGCCCGCCGCTTTGGCGATCTCCCGCACCGATGTTTTGTGCAGGCCAACTTCGACGAAAACGCGTTTGGCGGCCTCGCGGATCAGTTCGCGCTTGAAAGCGCTCACGGCGGCTTTGCGCTGTTCGATTTTCGGATCGGAAGCTTCCGCCATCGATAGTTTTCCGTTTCGCGAGGCCATGGCGGGCGGCACTCATGTCCGACCTCCGCGCCATTGTCGCCGCTCAAGTGCCGGACCGGGCGGTGCGCAGAGACGTTTGCTATCGAAATATAACAGTGTTACTTAAATGACGTCAAGGAAGCCGCCCCCGGCATCACTGGAGCTCGACTTTGTCAGCGAAAGACCTACATCCGCGAGCGAGGACGGCCTGGAGCGCCGAAGATAACGAGCAGGTTTTCGCCCTCGCCTCGTTCTACGCCGAGTTCGCGCCGCGAGACGATCAAGCCGACTGCGTCGACTCGATCTACATCCTGAAGGACCGGGGACGGCTGACCGAAAGCCGCATGTCGTTCGCTTCCCCGCTCAAGGAGCTCACCTTCGTATTTCGGGAGGACGGTCCAGGCGGCAGAGTAGTTTTCAGCGAGCCCAGCCTCGATCACCGAAGAAAAGGCAGAGCGTTCGTAGGCTGGATCGTGGGCGTCAAGTTCAAGCCGAATTGGTCCGGTTCACCGAGCGTCGACGATCCGGCGATCGTCGCCTGTCGCGATGCGCTCGCGCGCCTCGTCCGGGAGGGTCCATCGTGCTTCGACATCCTCGACACCATGGATCGGACCCTGCTCGCACTTTCGCGGCAACCAAGGCACGGATCGATTGCGGGCGGCGCCCCCCTGGATACGCCGCACGGCCGCGTCAGGGACCTGGCGCACCGCGTAGGCAGATCGGTCCGGACGCTGCAAAGGCGAGTGAGAACA
The sequence above is drawn from the Bradyrhizobium amphicarpaeae genome and encodes:
- a CDS encoding formate/nitrite transporter family protein, whose product is MDQRRDDDSFSPASKLDGVSQRQTEQIESQSRPNAALIHETIRAEGEQELERRWWAIVLSGFAAGLSIALSLIVQGEFHALISDEGTRRLVAPLGYTVGFLVVVLGRQQLFTENTLTPILPLLHNRDLGTLGSVIRLWALVLASNIAGTWAVGSVLATTSIFEPRIVEAFVEISQHTVKGDFTSTLVRAIFAGWLIALMAWLLPATKGSRAHIIVIMTYVVALGGFAHIVAGSVECAFLVQSGRASLAQYASDFFAPTLLGNILGGTTLVALLNYGQVASEIDDHRE
- a CDS encoding ABC transporter permease, which translates into the protein MTRFSPARIFLYAISALVLVYLILPVLIIVPISFSSARFLTFPPPSFSLRWYQQYFTNPVWMQATQVTLTVAALTVLIATPCGVAAAYAISQSKLRIMRLIHMALLLPLVVPVIITAVGIFFVYAKVGLVATMPGLVLANVMLGLPYVVISVLAGLQSFDPAQEMVARSLGMNRLRSFFAVTLPQIKASVVAGGIFAFISAMDETIVALFISGGRYQPLTKRMFTALRDEIDPTIASISTLMTAASFLLVLLATTRQKRKAG
- a CDS encoding ABC transporter permease, producing the protein MLALVSPALLVILALIVLPVGWLAWQSIYHDGFTLENYRRVFTEDIYWRSFALTFEISLAVTAIALLLGYPVAYLANSLPKGWSILILSLVVLPFWTSVLVRAYAWLALLQRTGVINQFLRYLDVISEPLALVHNTFGTVVATVHILLPFMVLPLYAAMQKIPGDLMQAGASLGASPSLTFCRVFLPLSLPGVLAGSTMVFVLCLGFYITPELLGGGRTVMVSMLVSRNVELYNQFGAASAVAVVLLLSVLAIFFVVSRFVALDRVLGQK
- a CDS encoding ABC transporter substrate-binding protein, whose protein sequence is MKMKQGFGLGCTLLGAIGLTGAATAAEQITFVSQGGAYQQAQTVAILDPSAKKLGITINQDSIPDAWPAIKTQVGSGKPIWDVVDTPTGYCLRGGEQGLIEKLDFSKIPNAAAMPEAYRSPYSVSYEFYSSVLAYSQKTFPKDAPNSWVDFWDVKKFPGRRALRNHPIATLEAALMADGVAPDKLYPLDVDRAFKKLEEIKPNITVWWTSGAQSAQLLNDGEVDMEMAWNGRVSAVAKEGAKVSFTYNQGILQSTSLCILKGAPNLDTAVKFLNEAVDPVHQANLPLHIDYGPGNPKAFETSVIKPERAAQLPSEPANAAKQALMSYAWWSSPAGEAAEKRWASFMQK
- a CDS encoding NAD(P)/FAD-dependent oxidoreductase, with protein sequence MTRDWSALPSANSLWEATAEPARAFPVLSGEQQADVVIIGAGYTGLSAAHHIAKSGLSPVVLEANRPGWGASGRNGGVITAKFRLSFREIDAAHGRATAKRMYEIAHESTDMVEELVGEYGIASANLTRTGQVKAAHNETTLRAAIEEANWMTREMGSTAAIVLDKGQVRDETGSDIFVGGVLNPGSGGIHPLNYLRGLADGVARRGVPIFQGSPVVKLRRDGGVIVAETPQGAVRAKQAVIATNSYSDLTGATADMQRTLIPFRSAMVATEQLPRNLAGRLMPTGRTYTETKRMMRWFRMVDNRVIFGGRGAFGKQDSQAAFDALRKAMVGIFPDLADVALAYKWSGLVGMTLDSVPHIGRIDDRTLVSMGYNGAGVAMSSLMGRYLAAFVRGETPDVGLLDVSRMKTIPFYPLREPAVRMVAGWYQFLDAIGR
- a CDS encoding HAD family hydrolase — encoded protein: MSTQAAFSNFKVLTFDVVGTLIDFEAGVLAAVRKISGKTPAELSDEQIFEPYKLGRDMHYERSSEAMFHVYRHLAKELGLPSDDASCDTFQLSVLRWGPFADSAEALKRLRTKFRLVAMTNADRVALSAYAHALGNPFDDTVCADDTGVAKPNPEFFAYNKGRQSAFGYKQSDILHVAQSQYHDIGIARKLGYKVCWIERRQGVAGFGGTPAVETLTKPDFHFPTLKALADAAIGPAA
- a CDS encoding ABC transporter ATP-binding protein; amino-acid sequence: MDKRAESVEIRSASKAYGAVRALDDVSLNVSAGEFVSLLGPSGSGKTTLLGILGGFILPSSGTILFGGRDVTYMPPHKRDIGVVFQNYALFPHMSVGENVAFPLRARRLPKASWADKVRAALAMVGLAGYEERGIAELSGGQRQRVALARAMIFEPRLILMDEPLSALDKQLRESMQIELRALHRRIGATIIYVTHDQREALTMSDRVAVMKDGRLIQIDEPERLHDHPADSFVASFIGEATMLPVRRVDASSVALGNALLRSARAIPGGDALMLAVHSEKLLIDDGAQDAACNRLTGTVADIVYQGESLRIFLALADGVTLSLRQPAYHQAYSRIPPLGGSLTVTLHPEDTIVVPRVKD
- a CDS encoding LysR family transcriptional regulator; protein product: MPELRRMLPSSNALFVFDAAARNGSFTAAAAELNVTQPAVSRMLGQFEEHLGVRLFDRKAGRAVLTEEGELLYRRVLEGFRNIESGLVEIERRRKGTETVTLSVSSAFTTHWLMPRIDKLQKQFPQVDLRFQLISGALRGPVENVDLGMRFRDRDEPSSGGTLVMKEVMLPMCSPTYLGATDPTEGNTIIRLAETPDDWATNYASLLTGRRGAAKGLSFTDYAVVMQAALLGQGIALGWLTVASHWLLTGALVPASDTLTTTRRLCEFLPPRNRPMRPIAAEIRDWIIGQMRNELAAIDRQYPRLGLMPACY
- a CDS encoding TetR/AcrR family transcriptional regulator; its protein translation is MAEASDPKIEQRKAAVSAFKRELIREAAKRVFVEVGLHKTSVREIAKAAGYTTGAIYAQYASKEEVYADILRESLTSMAEAVEQAAAAARVGRKCDAALRAWFEYFRERPAEYDLGFYLYGGAKPAGVGKDLNRELNVRLKRVYAAVADALEADGLVDASKKNEVAVAGASWMFGLLLMYRTGRLKILAVDVDVLIDDCLATLYRGTARSRSGRSRG
- a CDS encoding helix-turn-helix domain-containing protein — translated: MSAKDLHPRARTAWSAEDNEQVFALASFYAEFAPRDDQADCVDSIYILKDRGRLTESRMSFASPLKELTFVFREDGPGGRVVFSEPSLDHRRKGRAFVGWIVGVKFKPNWSGSPSVDDPAIVACRDALARLVREGPSCFDILDTMDRTLLALSRQPRHGSIAGGAPLDTPHGRVRDLAHRVGRSVRTLQRRVRTSTGCPPKRFLAMQRFRRSVYEIAAGGDDLSAIASDLGFSDQAHLTREFRRHAGVTPGAFRQAWCRPRAQAVRFLQDAGRSTRLMMAVWPLETTTEAG